A single region of the Garra rufa chromosome 6, GarRuf1.0, whole genome shotgun sequence genome encodes:
- the LOC141336256 gene encoding UPF0390 protein zgc136864-like, whose amino-acid sequence MAQGKRKFKAQRPGGAKKPQHKPKGPKKGGRIIAPKKAQVVHQQKLKKSLDVAIRNRIEQEVTQKASTSLHKKLSVLKTPEAKGGTAGPSKPAAGSSKTK is encoded by the exons ATGGCTCAGGGTAAACGGAAATTTAAAGCGCAGCGACCAGGAGGAGCTAAAAAGCCACAACACAAACCAAAAGGACCCAAGAAAGGAG GAAGGATTATCGCACCCAAAAAGGCTCAAGTGGTCCACCAGCAGAAGCTGAAGAAG AGTTTGGACGTGGCCATCAGGAATAGGATCGAACAGGAAGTCACACAGAAGGCCAGCACATCCCTTCATAAGAAACTGAGCGTGTTGAAAACGCCAGAAGCCAAAGGTGGCACAGCTGGACCCTCAAAACCAGCTGCTGGATCATCCAAGACCAAGTGA
- the LOC141336811 gene encoding regulator of G-protein signaling 8-like encodes MTTQHGKPYPPYSSMWKVNEEKLPQDLESLLNSKLGIQAFRWFLCSEFSEENLEFWLACEEYKNASGSKLAAKAQNIYNQFINPDAPREVNLDSETREALMGLMEDPTADTFGDAQQRIFSLMAKDSFPRFLRSSYSQQALKVL; translated from the exons ATGACTACACAACATGGTAAaccctatccaccttattcttcaatgtggaa AGTGAATGAGGAAAAGCTGCCTCAGGACCTGGAGTCTTTACTCAACAGCAAGC TGGGCATTCAGGCGTTCCGCTGGTTCCTGTGCTCAGAGTTCAGCGAGGAGAACCTGGAGTTCTGGCTGGCGTGTGAGGAATACAAGAACGCATCCGGCTCCAAACTGGCGGCCAAAGCCCAGAACATCTACAACCAGTTCATCAACCCTGATGCTCCTCGGGAG GTGAATCTGGACAGCGAGACCCGCGAGGCGTTGATGGGGCTGATGGAGGATCCCACAGCGGACACGTTCGGTGACGCTCAGCAACGGATCTTCTCTCTAATGGCTAAAGACTCGTTCCCACGTTTCCTGCGCTCGTCTTACAGCCAGCAGGCTCTCAAAGTCCTGTGA